A portion of the Acidisarcina polymorpha genome contains these proteins:
- a CDS encoding TonB-dependent receptor, with protein sequence MDFRRIASALAPWSPLVEILFNSSAGVLNDQSLYGASEIKAASYPAYKTFAAYIQDELKASQRLNLSLGLRWEVDPPPDSTNGPLPYIVVGNASVPSSLSLAPEGNSFWQTTYYNFAPRIGLAYSANNKHGSETVIRAGGGVFFDAGQQQSTQSFVNGIGNVAEALYFGASYPLTPAQVNVPSTNPLAAPYKAEGYYYPQHTQLPYTWQWNLSLEQALGAAQTFTLSYVGSNGRRLLSQQELATASAFPLGVLIQSSDTTSSYNALQLKFQRTVSRGLQLLASYNWAHSIDFGSQDVAFAQIRGNSDFDIRDNFNLAATYEAPKAKSGELIDAIVNQWSFDTRFAVRGGFPVILDGNAITLSNGQEAFQGLDLVPNTPIYLRLPGLPGGREVNPAAFSLPTGTAYGDAPRNFVRGFGMNELDLGIRRTFPLVDRLNLQFRAEVFNLLNHPNFGYIEPLYGNPRFGQATKTLNESLTNLNSLYQQGGPRSIQLSLRLEF encoded by the coding sequence GTGGATTTCCGCAGGATCGCATCAGCACTCGCTCCGTGGTCCCCACTAGTCGAAATACTGTTCAACAGTTCCGCCGGGGTACTCAATGATCAATCGCTATATGGCGCATCTGAGATCAAGGCAGCTTCATACCCAGCGTACAAAACTTTTGCCGCCTATATTCAAGATGAATTAAAAGCTAGCCAAAGACTTAATCTATCGCTCGGACTGCGTTGGGAAGTAGATCCGCCTCCGGATTCGACGAACGGCCCTTTGCCATATATCGTTGTAGGCAACGCCAGTGTCCCTTCCAGTCTGAGCCTCGCGCCGGAAGGTAACTCCTTCTGGCAGACAACCTACTACAACTTTGCCCCGCGGATTGGTCTCGCGTACAGTGCCAACAATAAGCACGGCTCTGAAACAGTCATTCGAGCAGGCGGCGGAGTATTTTTTGACGCGGGACAGCAACAATCAACGCAGTCTTTTGTAAACGGTATAGGGAATGTCGCAGAGGCACTGTATTTCGGTGCAAGTTATCCGCTTACTCCTGCTCAAGTGAATGTCCCGTCCACCAATCCCCTCGCAGCGCCATATAAGGCTGAAGGGTATTACTATCCGCAGCACACGCAACTTCCGTATACATGGCAGTGGAACCTGAGTCTCGAGCAAGCGCTCGGAGCTGCCCAAACCTTTACTTTGTCCTATGTCGGCAGCAACGGCCGACGGCTCTTATCGCAACAAGAACTCGCGACGGCAAGCGCCTTCCCGCTTGGAGTTTTGATTCAATCATCTGACACAACCTCCAGCTATAACGCCTTACAACTCAAATTTCAGCGAACTGTCAGCCGCGGTTTGCAACTTTTGGCGTCGTACAACTGGGCTCACTCTATCGATTTTGGATCGCAAGACGTTGCGTTTGCGCAAATTCGTGGCAATTCAGATTTCGACATCCGGGATAACTTTAATCTTGCTGCAACCTACGAGGCTCCTAAAGCAAAGTCCGGCGAATTGATAGACGCAATCGTCAATCAGTGGTCGTTCGATACCCGTTTCGCTGTCAGAGGTGGATTCCCGGTCATTCTGGATGGAAATGCTATCACCCTCTCCAACGGTCAGGAAGCATTTCAGGGATTAGATTTAGTTCCCAACACGCCCATCTATCTCCGTCTCCCCGGCCTGCCCGGAGGTCGGGAGGTTAATCCGGCGGCGTTCTCCTTGCCCACTGGCACCGCTTACGGAGACGCGCCGCGCAATTTCGTACGTGGTTTTGGGATGAATGAACTCGATCTGGGTATCCGCCGGACGTTTCCACTTGTTGATCGATTGAACCTTCAGTTCAGAGCAGAGGTCTTCAATCTTTTGAACCATCCTAACTTTGGATATATCGAGCCTCTCTATGGCAACCCGCGATTCGGCCAAGCCACCAAAACACTGAACGAAAGCCTAACCAACCTAAACTCGCTTTATCAGCAAGGCGGCCCTCGCTCAATACAGCTATCGCTACGGCTTGAATTCTAG
- a CDS encoding prolyl oligopeptidase family serine peptidase, which produces MPLELTNISGPVVENIHGARVVDPYRWLEDRCLPKTNDWVHEQQQICEKYFAGCPNFQNIRARIRSHLDVEVLDQPSRLEDQYFYRRRSRGEEQGCIYTRDIATGRERLLVDPAAEGAFSSVSIYRISEDGSLMAYERRRGGEDKSSVAFIDVKQGTTFEDKLDTGYVRGLVLRPKEGGFYYCHENPISKEEHAVRFHCFGEIGSGRVIFRAPRTGESRLILTADTTHLGAIWLHEGSSGLVTDLFIAALGPAPQWVKVFSDKNPSFHPFLYEGRIFARYATGDEDSEVAEFSADGKKIRTVISSGASPIRQMGAAGHRIYANQFDYDASTLSCWTLNGKRLDSVDTPEGGTITLLPHRSINEKSLFYAFESFHQPPTIFEYDCVAGRSRVFHQRSIGERSLASTVTRHVFPAKDGTDIPITLVRMVERLPERQAPVILTVYGGFGAPITPQFSVLATILMEGGATLALAHIRGGGEFGKGWHEAGSKRNRQTGIDDLLAAGEWLCNCGNTMPKQLGIFGGSNAGLMVAAAMTQRPDLFGAVLCIAPLLDMVRYEYFDRAARWRDEYGTVEDPEDFQALLSYSPYHRVEVKVDYPPTMFVAGDRDDRCNPAHVRKMAARLQNCPAQRSPVIVDYSDERGHMPTLPFSVRVESLARRTAFLSRELGITQPAGGQDEAVCH; this is translated from the coding sequence ATGCCACTAGAGTTGACTAATATCTCCGGGCCGGTGGTCGAGAATATCCACGGAGCGAGGGTCGTGGATCCCTACCGCTGGCTCGAAGATCGCTGCCTCCCGAAGACTAATGACTGGGTACACGAACAGCAGCAGATCTGCGAGAAATACTTCGCGGGCTGTCCCAATTTTCAAAACATCCGTGCTCGCATCCGATCGCATCTCGACGTCGAGGTGCTCGATCAGCCGTCCAGGCTCGAAGATCAGTATTTCTATCGTCGTCGGAGTCGTGGTGAGGAGCAGGGCTGCATCTATACCCGCGACATCGCCACAGGGCGGGAACGCCTCCTCGTTGACCCGGCGGCTGAGGGAGCATTTTCCTCCGTTTCGATCTATCGGATATCAGAGGATGGCTCCCTTATGGCTTACGAACGGAGACGCGGCGGGGAGGACAAGAGCTCAGTTGCCTTCATCGATGTGAAGCAAGGCACCACGTTCGAAGACAAACTCGATACCGGTTACGTCCGGGGGCTTGTGTTGAGACCGAAAGAAGGCGGCTTCTACTACTGCCACGAAAACCCGATCAGCAAAGAGGAGCATGCCGTAAGGTTCCATTGTTTCGGTGAAATTGGCAGCGGACGGGTGATCTTTCGCGCACCCCGGACCGGCGAGAGTCGGCTGATTCTCACCGCGGACACGACACATCTCGGCGCCATCTGGCTTCACGAAGGCAGTTCGGGACTGGTTACCGATCTCTTTATTGCGGCTCTGGGTCCGGCACCACAATGGGTCAAGGTGTTCTCCGACAAGAATCCATCCTTTCATCCATTCCTTTATGAAGGGCGCATCTTCGCGCGCTATGCGACGGGGGATGAGGACAGCGAAGTAGCGGAGTTTTCTGCTGACGGTAAGAAGATTCGGACGGTCATCAGCAGCGGAGCATCACCTATTCGCCAGATGGGGGCTGCTGGCCACCGGATCTACGCGAATCAGTTCGACTATGATGCATCAACTCTCTCCTGCTGGACTTTGAACGGAAAACGTCTCGACTCAGTCGACACCCCTGAAGGCGGGACAATTACGTTGCTGCCACATCGAAGCATCAACGAGAAATCGCTTTTCTATGCATTCGAATCATTCCATCAGCCGCCGACTATTTTCGAATACGACTGCGTTGCAGGTAGATCCCGAGTATTTCATCAGCGTTCGATCGGAGAACGGAGCCTCGCCTCCACGGTGACTCGCCATGTCTTTCCTGCGAAGGACGGCACGGATATTCCGATCACGCTCGTCCGAATGGTTGAACGGCTCCCAGAACGACAGGCTCCTGTCATTCTTACCGTTTACGGTGGCTTTGGTGCTCCGATCACTCCACAATTCTCGGTTCTCGCCACAATCCTGATGGAAGGCGGCGCGACCCTTGCGCTTGCGCACATCAGGGGCGGAGGTGAGTTCGGCAAAGGATGGCACGAAGCAGGATCCAAGCGAAATCGGCAAACCGGCATTGATGACCTGCTCGCCGCCGGAGAATGGCTCTGCAATTGCGGGAACACGATGCCCAAGCAGCTTGGTATTTTTGGCGGCTCGAACGCTGGTTTGATGGTGGCTGCCGCCATGACGCAGCGGCCAGACTTATTCGGTGCGGTCCTCTGTATCGCCCCACTCCTGGACATGGTTCGCTACGAATACTTCGATCGGGCCGCACGATGGCGCGATGAATACGGCACAGTCGAAGATCCGGAAGACTTTCAAGCACTCCTTTCTTATTCCCCCTATCACCGCGTCGAAGTCAAAGTCGACTATCCTCCCACCATGTTTGTCGCGGGTGACCGAGACGATCGCTGCAATCCTGCGCACGTTCGCAAGATGGCGGCCCGTCTTCAGAATTGCCCCGCTCAGAGATCGCCTGTGATTGTTGATTACAGCGACGAGAGGGGTCACATGCCCACGCTGCCGTTTTCGGTCCGTGTAGAGTCTCTTGCGCGCAGAACTGCGTTCCTGTCGCGGGAGCTTGGCATTACGCAGCCTGCAGGAGGTCAAGATGAAGCGGTATGTCATTGA
- a CDS encoding phosphotransferase has translation MADPIEYRLALILPGTGEVLAALDNGTSTLPRIAIRPGERHVKQLTELIRQTWGIRAVVLDLLAGAEAVSPWAVLEVRQWSEVPGSTLGPVHIDSTGRSPLSEAERDRLISFLGKTGPRRNIFMSVGWLGEVQRWITDSGHALSSDFSNDVLQLNAGGGFALARVGTTNGSAFWLKAVGPPNEHEFGITKALAECLPSYLPSIVAMRDEWNAWITEDAGHPLSETFTLPSVRRVVATLANLQIDSIEHRDALRAAGCIDISIPVLKAHLREIREYLEETMARQTSRKVAPLGTFRLRELEQILREACSRMQELCIPDALLHNDINAGNILLSDSRCFFIDWAEGQIGNPFLTFQHICAQILREVQDADTWLPAVKRSYREPWLTCLSESQIEQAYALMPILAIASYLYGRGSWLCSSDRDNPHFQAHARSLARYIDRAARAPELEEALCH, from the coding sequence ATGGCGGATCCAATCGAATATCGGCTAGCGCTCATTCTGCCTGGAACAGGTGAGGTTCTGGCGGCTCTGGACAATGGGACTTCAACGCTGCCTCGGATCGCCATACGCCCAGGTGAACGCCATGTAAAGCAACTGACTGAGTTGATTAGGCAAACGTGGGGCATTAGAGCAGTTGTGCTGGATCTTCTCGCAGGCGCGGAAGCTGTCTCACCTTGGGCGGTTCTAGAGGTGAGACAGTGGTCTGAAGTTCCAGGGAGCACGCTTGGTCCCGTTCATATTGATTCGACCGGCCGAAGCCCCTTGTCAGAAGCGGAACGCGATCGTCTTATTTCGTTCCTGGGAAAGACTGGTCCGCGTCGCAATATCTTCATGTCTGTTGGATGGTTGGGCGAAGTTCAACGCTGGATCACGGACAGTGGGCATGCCCTCAGCTCTGATTTCTCAAACGATGTCCTTCAACTCAATGCCGGAGGTGGATTTGCGCTCGCTCGAGTTGGCACGACCAATGGCTCAGCTTTCTGGCTGAAGGCGGTAGGACCGCCCAATGAGCACGAGTTTGGCATTACGAAGGCTCTTGCTGAATGCCTGCCAAGCTACCTGCCCTCGATAGTTGCGATGCGTGATGAGTGGAACGCCTGGATTACGGAGGATGCGGGGCATCCTCTCTCAGAGACTTTCACGTTGCCGTCGGTTCGACGCGTCGTTGCCACACTGGCAAACCTTCAAATCGACAGCATAGAACACAGAGACGCGCTCAGAGCTGCGGGTTGTATCGACATCAGCATTCCTGTTCTCAAAGCTCATTTGCGAGAGATCAGGGAATATCTCGAGGAGACGATGGCTCGACAGACATCGAGAAAGGTCGCTCCGTTGGGAACCTTCCGACTTCGCGAGTTAGAGCAGATCCTTCGCGAGGCCTGCAGCAGGATGCAGGAGCTCTGTATCCCGGACGCACTCCTGCACAACGACATTAATGCCGGGAACATTCTCTTGTCGGATTCGCGATGTTTCTTTATCGACTGGGCAGAAGGGCAGATTGGGAATCCCTTCCTGACGTTCCAGCATATTTGCGCGCAGATCTTGCGTGAGGTACAAGACGCTGATACATGGCTTCCGGCCGTGAAGCGTTCCTACCGCGAGCCCTGGCTCACCTGTCTCAGCGAATCGCAGATCGAACAGGCTTATGCGCTAATGCCTATCCTCGCCATAGCGTCGTACCTCTACGGAAGGGGGAGCTGGCTCTGTTCCTCCGATCGCGATAATCCGCATTTCCAGGCCCATGCTCGCAGCCTCGCACGGTACATCGATCGTGCAGCTAGAGCGCCGGAACTTGAGGAAGCACTATGCCACTAG
- a CDS encoding TonB-dependent receptor, with protein sequence MRLNVTLCRTFAFCIALFLLLQSSQLAAFAQGASAGLSIAVSDPSGALVPDATVVIRNTDTNQEQRASSGKRGASQFSYLKPGPYKIIISKSGFVDLAVDKILLNLGDEKVLQFVLKVGSADQTVTVDGSGATINTIDASVSTVVDIQFVANMPLNGRSFQDLILLTPGVTTSSPQQGGSSGGTGEFSVNGQRTQSHVYIVDGVNANTGGGTTGQGTPGTSGNLPAATALGTTQSLVSVDDLQEFRVSNSSYSAEYGLSPGGQFSFQTRSGTTDLHGSAFDYLRNNDFDADNWFNDNTEPITKKPAERQNDFGGTLGGPVWLPVII encoded by the coding sequence ATGCGACTGAATGTGACGCTTTGTCGAACTTTCGCTTTCTGTATAGCACTTTTTCTGCTGCTTCAATCTTCTCAACTCGCAGCATTTGCGCAGGGCGCCTCAGCTGGCCTCTCGATTGCGGTATCCGATCCCTCAGGAGCGTTGGTGCCCGACGCCACCGTGGTGATCCGCAATACGGACACCAATCAGGAGCAGCGCGCGAGCAGTGGCAAGAGGGGGGCGAGTCAGTTTTCGTATCTGAAACCAGGTCCCTACAAGATCATCATTTCGAAGTCTGGATTTGTCGACCTAGCCGTAGACAAAATCCTGCTGAATCTTGGGGACGAAAAGGTCCTGCAGTTTGTCTTGAAAGTTGGCTCGGCTGATCAAACGGTTACGGTCGATGGCAGTGGCGCGACGATCAACACTATAGATGCCTCGGTCAGTACGGTTGTCGACATACAGTTCGTAGCCAATATGCCGCTCAATGGTCGCAGCTTTCAAGACCTGATTCTGTTGACGCCCGGCGTGACCACCAGCAGTCCGCAGCAAGGTGGATCGAGCGGAGGCACGGGCGAATTCAGTGTTAACGGGCAGCGTACCCAGTCACATGTGTATATCGTCGATGGCGTAAATGCCAACACAGGAGGAGGTACCACTGGCCAAGGAACGCCGGGAACTAGCGGCAACCTTCCAGCAGCTACTGCGCTGGGGACGACCCAAAGTTTGGTATCGGTCGACGACCTCCAAGAGTTTCGTGTAAGCAACTCAAGCTACTCAGCAGAATATGGTTTATCTCCAGGTGGCCAATTCTCATTCCAGACTCGCTCTGGAACTACCGATCTTCATGGCTCAGCTTTTGACTACTTGCGGAATAACGATTTCGACGCGGATAACTGGTTCAACGACAATACAGAGCCAATCACCAAAAAACCCGCTGAACGCCAGAACGATTTCGGAGGTACCCTTGGCGGTCCAGTTTGGCTTCCCGTCATTATATGA
- a CDS encoding lasso peptide biosynthesis B2 protein has translation MKRYVIESWIILLHLEWVMRRQGLKKMHEIVRRQPVIEAKPNDLVPHVLLSRAVDYACVLYFKRVLCLQHSCTTTLLLRRHGWSAEMVIGAQIVPLASHAWVEIGGAVVNDKPYMADIYQVLERC, from the coding sequence ATGAAGCGGTATGTCATTGAGAGCTGGATCATCCTGCTCCATCTCGAATGGGTCATGCGCAGGCAGGGGCTGAAGAAGATGCACGAGATCGTGCGCCGGCAACCCGTCATCGAAGCGAAACCCAATGATCTCGTTCCCCATGTGCTCCTTTCCCGAGCAGTGGATTACGCGTGCGTTCTTTATTTCAAGCGTGTCTTGTGTCTTCAGCATTCCTGTACCACGACATTGCTCCTGCGCCGGCATGGATGGAGCGCGGAGATGGTGATTGGCGCGCAAATTGTGCCACTGGCATCGCACGCATGGGTTGAGATTGGTGGCGCTGTCGTGAACGACAAGCCATACATGGCCGACATTTATCAGGTGCTGGAGCGCTGCTGA
- a CDS encoding PqqD family protein, translating to MFMIPANLRYATNRDGAVILDVSNNAITPLNSTGAYIWQRLEREVPLDDIITELARETDTDREVVAADVGRFMENLKSQRLVLWA from the coding sequence ATGTTTATGATTCCGGCCAATCTACGATATGCCACTAATCGCGATGGAGCTGTCATCCTCGATGTCTCAAATAATGCCATCACTCCCCTTAACTCCACCGGGGCGTACATCTGGCAACGCCTGGAGAGAGAAGTGCCCCTCGACGACATCATCACAGAGCTTGCTCGTGAGACAGACACTGATCGAGAGGTCGTTGCTGCAGACGTTGGCCGCTTTATGGAGAACCTGAAGTCGCAACGTCTGGTGTTGTGGGCGTAG
- a CDS encoding prolyl oligopeptidase family serine peptidase, with protein sequence MTTFSDPDTRLSNAEGQRAPDGKHFFIITTRGILRTNQLGSILWYISAGDVKSYLHTRSALAPKPHLLVKILGTPKAQQTDSYGSLITQARWSTDSKTIFFLAEQPDGHRHLFRTGLSDKRPTDLTPGKMDVSGFSEAGGTIAYIVAEHPLPPKVIGGRIDDASTDLTGLSLFQILFPKTFPDESSLWPALDLWVHFRGVNRKVNAGGKWYFPASAKGLRVAVSPNGRALIAARPVPEVPVEWHRYKTANDTYNFSTTSTGTDPSGRQFTWPWQYIYVDLSSMKVVPLVNAPSGFIFGYRDSLEAVWSRDSAAVLFTNTYLPLQSTSGTANVRNEVACAAAVYTVASRSPSCAVYTEYPKGIDGVAFGRSTDEVLLHWKGESSATTEAYRKVQQEWNLGSEVVSQEEPQSELKLFIRQDINESPKLWVSDPRTVEEKELWDPNPQLSSFDLGRASIYSWKDNSGGEWRGGLVFPPNFVRGHRYPLVIQTHGFPNEHEFLVDGSFTTGFAARPLAAGGAMVLQMGSRSGRNSGSAKDEARIQILGFKSAIDQLDRDGLIDSSRVGLIGFSRTAWYAEEALVLEPHLFHAASIIDGVDQSYMNYMLFSPENPWGAVDEEAVNGGKPFGSGLQSWTKNAAGFNLDKVQAPVRIEALGDTAILEEWEIYSALRQQGKPVDLVNLPNAQHILQQPQDRYASQQGNVDWFRFWLQGYKDPDPSKKEQYVRWDKLRPK encoded by the coding sequence ATGACTACTTTTAGCGATCCAGACACTCGGCTCTCGAATGCCGAGGGTCAACGAGCGCCGGACGGCAAACACTTTTTCATAATCACTACCCGCGGGATTCTTCGCACAAACCAATTGGGATCAATTCTCTGGTATATTTCTGCAGGAGATGTGAAGAGCTATTTGCACACACGCTCCGCTCTCGCGCCGAAACCACACCTTTTAGTTAAGATACTTGGAACTCCGAAAGCGCAACAGACCGACTCCTATGGTTCCCTAATTACTCAGGCGCGGTGGTCTACAGATTCGAAGACTATTTTTTTTCTTGCTGAGCAACCCGATGGCCATCGTCATCTTTTTCGCACAGGTCTATCTGATAAGAGGCCTACTGATTTGACTCCAGGGAAAATGGACGTCTCCGGATTTAGCGAGGCGGGAGGGACAATCGCGTATATCGTCGCTGAGCATCCGCTACCCCCAAAGGTAATCGGAGGACGGATAGACGACGCGTCCACAGACTTGACAGGGCTTTCTTTGTTTCAAATCCTGTTTCCGAAGACGTTTCCAGACGAATCCTCACTATGGCCTGCACTCGATCTCTGGGTCCATTTCAGAGGTGTGAACAGAAAGGTGAACGCAGGCGGCAAATGGTACTTTCCGGCGTCCGCCAAAGGTCTCCGAGTGGCTGTGTCGCCGAACGGCAGGGCTTTGATTGCGGCCCGGCCCGTTCCCGAAGTCCCCGTGGAATGGCATCGATACAAAACGGCTAATGATACGTATAACTTTTCCACGACTAGTACAGGCACGGACCCTTCCGGAAGACAATTCACCTGGCCGTGGCAATACATCTACGTCGATCTTAGCAGCATGAAGGTCGTCCCCCTCGTCAATGCTCCATCCGGATTTATTTTTGGCTACCGTGATTCACTCGAGGCTGTTTGGTCGCGGGATAGCGCGGCCGTATTGTTCACGAATACCTATCTACCACTTCAGAGCACCTCAGGGACGGCTAATGTACGAAATGAAGTCGCGTGCGCTGCTGCCGTATACACGGTTGCGAGCAGATCCCCTAGTTGCGCAGTTTATACCGAATATCCAAAAGGAATAGATGGTGTTGCATTTGGCCGGTCAACCGACGAAGTTCTTCTTCATTGGAAGGGCGAAAGCTCCGCTACTACGGAGGCCTATCGAAAGGTGCAGCAAGAGTGGAATCTGGGATCCGAAGTTGTCTCTCAAGAAGAGCCGCAATCAGAGCTAAAACTATTCATCCGGCAGGATATCAATGAGTCCCCCAAGTTGTGGGTATCTGACCCGCGGACTGTTGAGGAGAAAGAATTGTGGGATCCAAATCCGCAGCTCTCGTCGTTCGATCTTGGACGAGCCTCAATCTACAGTTGGAAAGACAATTCCGGCGGCGAGTGGCGCGGTGGCCTGGTGTTCCCGCCTAATTTTGTACGAGGACATCGATATCCTTTAGTAATCCAGACTCACGGCTTCCCTAATGAGCACGAGTTCCTAGTGGACGGATCATTCACTACGGGCTTTGCGGCGCGACCATTGGCGGCCGGCGGGGCGATGGTCTTGCAGATGGGAAGCCGTTCGGGTAGAAACTCCGGTTCAGCCAAAGACGAGGCACGCATACAGATTCTCGGATTCAAATCCGCCATCGATCAACTCGACCGAGATGGACTAATCGACTCCTCTCGAGTCGGCCTCATCGGTTTCAGCCGTACCGCCTGGTATGCAGAGGAAGCTCTCGTGCTTGAACCTCACCTTTTTCATGCCGCCAGCATCATTGATGGAGTCGACCAGAGCTACATGAACTACATGCTGTTTTCTCCCGAAAACCCTTGGGGTGCAGTCGATGAGGAAGCAGTTAATGGTGGAAAGCCCTTTGGATCTGGACTTCAGTCCTGGACAAAGAACGCAGCCGGATTCAACCTTGACAAAGTTCAAGCCCCCGTCCGTATTGAAGCTCTTGGCGACACTGCGATTCTAGAAGAATGGGAGATATATTCGGCTTTGCGTCAACAAGGCAAGCCCGTAGACCTCGTGAATCTGCCGAACGCCCAGCACATATTGCAGCAGCCGCAAGATCGTTATGCCTCGCAGCAAGGGAACGTCGATTGGTTCCGATTCTGGTTGCAGGGATATAAAGATCCCGATCCGAGCAAGAAGGAGCAATATGTGCGGTGGGATAAGCTCCGACCTAAGTAG
- a CDS encoding asparagine synthase-related protein — MSILFGIRQAEGHSVEEPFLRRMASTTDRYAPDGTFLKVKGRIGMGFQPYHTHQRSWLESQPGTDLQGAMVTFDGRLDNSAELCSLLDLKLEHTPDSMIVLESFSRWGETCFSRFVGDWALALWILAERALYLARDHAGTRTLYYELTKADIVWATHLEPLLAERNDHGLDENFAAAYLSSQPIRDLTPYKNVRAVSPAHYLVVRERIVTQKLHWDPTVGERIRYGTDAAYDEHFFQLFQQAVERRTGPGASILAELSGGVDSSSIVCMSDHVRKAQGATPADLINTISYYDDSEPNWNEKPYFVAVERARGKRGLHIEVSSRGATFEPPDMEYVWPGPDGRTLSAETKLEDQLAVGQYRVMLSGIGGDELLGGPPDPLPELADSLVSLQLSTLLSQGLEWGLSNRVPLVHLIRDAGALAVRLYIRQSRTPVAFPSWLSASLRKRAVRLRFQGTSWKRIGYLPSSIENGLVWWSIMETLILPSRRLLARREYRYPFLDRELADFLLRVPANQLMRPGRRRLLMRRALQKIVPVEVLERKRKAYIMRGPPVALTENKPKLLSLVSSSRLSDLGYVDEIDIQSSIAKFDALSCSTSQHLLLAIQLELWMRRPAKTLGQADFNS, encoded by the coding sequence ATGAGCATTTTGTTCGGAATTCGCCAGGCTGAAGGTCACTCTGTTGAAGAGCCGTTCTTGCGTCGCATGGCGTCGACAACCGATCGGTATGCCCCAGATGGAACGTTTCTGAAGGTCAAGGGAAGAATTGGTATGGGCTTCCAGCCCTACCACACGCATCAGCGGTCGTGGTTGGAGTCTCAGCCTGGGACAGACTTGCAAGGAGCTATGGTCACGTTTGATGGGCGTCTTGATAACTCCGCCGAGCTTTGCAGTTTGCTGGACCTCAAGCTGGAGCACACTCCGGATTCAATGATCGTCCTCGAATCGTTTTCACGCTGGGGAGAGACCTGTTTTTCGCGCTTTGTGGGAGACTGGGCGCTCGCGTTGTGGATTCTCGCGGAGAGGGCGCTGTATCTCGCGCGCGATCATGCGGGGACCAGGACCCTTTATTACGAACTGACGAAGGCAGATATAGTCTGGGCAACTCATTTGGAGCCCCTGCTGGCGGAACGCAACGATCACGGCCTTGATGAGAACTTCGCCGCAGCCTATCTCTCATCTCAACCCATTCGTGATCTCACCCCATACAAAAATGTCCGCGCGGTGTCACCGGCACATTATCTTGTCGTGCGAGAACGAATTGTGACGCAGAAGCTTCATTGGGATCCGACCGTGGGAGAGAGAATTCGTTATGGCACGGACGCGGCATATGATGAGCACTTCTTTCAGCTGTTTCAGCAGGCAGTGGAGCGGAGAACGGGCCCGGGAGCGTCAATCCTAGCGGAGTTGAGCGGCGGTGTCGACTCAAGTTCGATCGTCTGCATGTCGGACCATGTACGTAAGGCCCAAGGCGCAACCCCTGCCGACCTCATCAACACCATCTCGTATTACGACGATTCTGAACCGAATTGGAATGAAAAGCCCTACTTCGTCGCGGTCGAACGGGCTCGAGGCAAGAGGGGGCTGCATATCGAAGTTTCGTCAAGAGGCGCTACCTTTGAACCGCCGGATATGGAATATGTCTGGCCGGGACCCGACGGACGAACCCTCAGCGCCGAAACCAAATTGGAGGATCAACTTGCCGTCGGACAGTATCGCGTGATGCTTTCCGGCATCGGCGGCGATGAGCTCTTAGGGGGACCGCCTGATCCTCTTCCTGAGCTGGCTGACTCCTTGGTATCTCTACAACTCAGTACCTTATTGAGCCAAGGTCTTGAGTGGGGACTTTCAAACAGAGTCCCCTTGGTCCATCTCATTCGCGATGCGGGGGCTCTCGCCGTCCGACTTTATATCAGGCAGTCGCGAACTCCGGTGGCTTTCCCCAGTTGGCTCTCGGCATCACTTCGTAAGCGGGCTGTACGTTTGCGGTTTCAAGGAACCTCTTGGAAAAGGATCGGCTATCTCCCGAGTTCTATCGAGAACGGACTCGTGTGGTGGTCGATCATGGAAACCTTAATCTTGCCGTCTCGGCGCTTGCTTGCAAGAAGAGAGTATCGGTATCCGTTCCTTGACCGAGAGCTCGCGGACTTTCTTCTTCGCGTCCCCGCAAATCAACTCATGCGTCCGGGCCGCAGACGTTTATTGATGCGTAGAGCGCTACAGAAAATCGTCCCCGTCGAGGTATTGGAACGTAAGAGAAAGGCCTACATAATGCGGGGTCCTCCGGTAGCCCTTACGGAGAACAAACCCAAGCTATTGTCTCTGGTGAGTTCATCGCGGTTGAGTGACCTCGGATATGTCGACGAGATCGACATTCAGTCCTCGATTGCGAAGTTCGATGCTCTCTCCTGTTCAACCAGCCAGCATCTTCTGCTCGCCATTCAGTTGGAGTTGTGGATGAGGCGACCCGCAAAAACACTTGGGCAAGCGGATTTCAACTCCTGA